A section of the Candidatus Baltobacteraceae bacterium genome encodes:
- a CDS encoding DUF4129 domain-containing protein yields the protein MIAAAAVLAVVLTTSTQRDALTSRWTHAAHAAVPANRRLHEGVAPSQTSLAPLHALAVEELSAPGRYHLHDAAAAPPAQTWWERLWSWLGDRWNALVNALFGHARVNPKVAGAVGDLVIALLVLAVAAAAVRILLVYGRRGQRPGSVRALDPAADAATLYAMAVDRAERGEFAAASQLLFRATLALLDVRGTLRDDASATVGEIRRRLPARDVASAFDAIARLFVAGTYAERPLDAAQWERARDAYLTLAQEPAA from the coding sequence ATGATCGCCGCGGCCGCCGTTCTCGCGGTCGTGCTGACGACTTCGACGCAACGCGACGCATTGACGTCGCGCTGGACGCACGCGGCGCACGCGGCCGTACCGGCGAACCGCCGGCTGCACGAAGGCGTCGCACCGTCGCAGACGTCGCTCGCGCCGCTGCACGCACTGGCCGTTGAGGAGCTGAGCGCTCCCGGAAGATATCATTTGCACGACGCCGCAGCGGCGCCGCCCGCGCAGACGTGGTGGGAGCGTCTGTGGAGTTGGTTGGGCGATCGCTGGAACGCCCTAGTGAACGCGCTCTTCGGGCACGCTCGCGTGAATCCGAAGGTTGCCGGTGCGGTGGGCGACCTCGTTATCGCGCTGCTCGTGCTCGCGGTCGCCGCAGCGGCGGTTCGCATTCTCCTCGTCTACGGCCGTCGCGGTCAGCGACCCGGATCGGTACGCGCGCTCGACCCGGCCGCCGACGCCGCAACGCTCTACGCGATGGCGGTCGACCGCGCCGAGCGCGGTGAGTTTGCCGCGGCGTCGCAGCTGCTTTTCCGCGCGACGCTCGCGCTGCTCGACGTGCGCGGCACCCTGCGCGACGACGCGAGCGCGACCGTCGGTGAAATTCGCCGGCGACTACCGGCGCGCGATGTCGCTTCCGCGTTCGACGCGATCGCGCGCTTGTTCGTTGCCGGCACGTACGCCGAACGTCCGCTCGACGCGGCGCAGTGGGAGCGCGCCCGCGACGCGTACCTCACGCTGGCCCAGGAGCCGGCCGCATGA
- a CDS encoding MOSC N-terminal beta barrel domain-containing protein has protein sequence MVLGTVHSIWRYPVKSLHFEALDAADVEPAGVRDDRTAAYFVGSPDRPRFGKEFRGKENPTLHLLSDGPDVQAAAQHARVDIERREGDRFFDAAPISILFDRWLVELSEHVGYAVEPLRFRPNFFAVASPEFSGDEKALPGRVLNAGTVTLRVRKPIERCAVPTFDLHGGPSDPRILRFIVQQRENIMGIYCDVVEPGVIRIGDAIASS, from the coding sequence ATGGTCCTGGGAACCGTCCATTCCATCTGGCGCTATCCCGTGAAGAGCCTGCACTTCGAGGCACTCGATGCCGCCGACGTCGAGCCTGCGGGCGTTCGGGACGACCGGACCGCGGCGTATTTCGTCGGCAGTCCCGATCGCCCACGCTTCGGCAAAGAGTTTCGCGGCAAGGAGAACCCGACGCTCCATCTGCTCTCCGACGGCCCCGACGTCCAGGCCGCGGCGCAGCACGCCCGAGTCGACATCGAGCGCCGTGAGGGCGACCGCTTCTTCGACGCCGCGCCGATCTCGATTCTGTTCGATCGCTGGCTCGTCGAGTTGAGCGAACACGTCGGCTACGCGGTCGAGCCGCTGCGCTTTCGCCCGAACTTCTTTGCCGTTGCGTCGCCCGAGTTTTCCGGCGACGAAAAAGCATTGCCCGGGCGCGTCCTCAACGCCGGAACCGTTACCTTGCGCGTGCGCAAGCCGATCGAGCGGTGCGCCGTGCCGACCTTCGATCTGCACGGCGGTCCCAGCGATCCGCGCATCTTGCGCTTCATCGTGCAGCAGCGCGAGAATATCATGGGCATCTATTGCGACGTCGTCGAGCCGGGTGTCATACGAATCGGAGACGCGATCGCGTCCTCCTAG
- a CDS encoding DUF4350 domain-containing protein, with protein sequence MTARRIDVWMLIAGAVLVVAIAFARDAAEQRPPPSVASTYDTGRNGYGAWYDVAQKAGLPVRRFERALGTLDPDVGTLVISGYEHDPSSKPLDANDAKRLEAFVKRGGRLVVLDDEFAGKDDITPGAGTTVAAKESGAIALLANRLTAGITRVSAPIDAIFKFSEREGVALLADKSGVVAIAYAYGKGEVIAISAPALFGNAYLTNDDNAAFAYDVLAGHGAIAFDEYVHGYDEGTTFWNALPAPVHIAVYLTIAIVLLALVGANVPFVPAVPLEPPDERDSSGYIDAMAALMRRARIPVRKDVYGR encoded by the coding sequence ATGACGGCGCGGCGGATCGACGTGTGGATGCTCATCGCCGGCGCCGTGCTGGTGGTCGCGATCGCATTTGCGCGCGACGCCGCCGAGCAGCGTCCGCCGCCGTCGGTGGCGTCGACGTACGATACCGGGCGCAACGGTTACGGGGCGTGGTACGACGTTGCGCAGAAAGCCGGACTTCCGGTTCGCCGCTTCGAGCGCGCGCTCGGCACGCTCGATCCGGACGTCGGAACGCTCGTCATTTCGGGTTACGAACACGATCCGTCGTCCAAGCCGCTCGACGCCAACGATGCTAAACGATTGGAAGCGTTCGTCAAGCGCGGCGGACGGCTCGTCGTGCTCGACGACGAATTCGCGGGCAAAGACGACATCACGCCGGGTGCCGGCACGACCGTCGCGGCCAAGGAAAGCGGTGCGATTGCGCTGCTTGCGAATCGCTTGACCGCGGGCATCACGCGCGTGAGTGCGCCGATCGACGCGATCTTCAAGTTTTCGGAACGCGAGGGCGTTGCGCTGTTGGCCGACAAGTCGGGCGTGGTCGCGATCGCCTATGCGTACGGAAAGGGCGAAGTGATTGCCATCAGCGCGCCGGCGCTGTTCGGCAACGCGTATCTCACCAACGACGACAACGCCGCGTTCGCCTACGACGTGCTCGCCGGCCACGGTGCGATCGCGTTCGACGAATACGTTCACGGCTACGACGAAGGCACGACGTTTTGGAACGCGTTGCCCGCGCCGGTTCACATCGCGGTTTACCTGACGATCGCCATCGTGCTGCTGGCGCTCGTCGGCGCCAACGTTCCCTTCGTTCCGGCGGTTCCGCTGGAACCGCCCGACGAGCGCGACTCGTCGGGATACATCGACGCAATGGCCGCGCTGATGCGGCGCGCGCGCATACCAGTGAGGAAGGATGTTTATGGCCGTTAA
- a CDS encoding MoxR family ATPase: MAVNAAELAERIAQGMDGVVVDARSMSFGLTVALLARGHVLIEGVPGTGKTLAVRALAKLLGLPFRRIQFTPDMMPADVVGTTVFNPQTTQFSTRPGPIVTNVVLADEINRTPPKTQAALLEAMEEGRVTIDGAPLPLPQPFLLCATQNPIEYEGTYPLPEAQLDRFMVKIESTYPSEQLELQLLERVAGGFDARDLESSGVAAVTTAQEILDAQHAIREVHLAAGVREYAYRIVAATRANPRLSLGASPRAGVALLVASQAAAAIGGRDFAAPDDVKDVAPFALPHRLIVAPDAEIEGITAQDVLRDILASVPVPRD; the protein is encoded by the coding sequence ATGGCCGTTAATGCCGCCGAGCTTGCCGAACGCATTGCCCAGGGAATGGACGGCGTCGTGGTCGACGCGCGCTCCATGTCGTTCGGATTGACCGTCGCGCTGCTCGCGCGCGGACACGTGCTAATCGAAGGCGTCCCCGGAACGGGCAAAACGTTGGCGGTGCGCGCGCTCGCCAAACTACTGGGCTTGCCGTTTCGGCGCATTCAGTTCACGCCCGACATGATGCCCGCCGACGTCGTCGGTACGACCGTCTTCAATCCGCAGACCACGCAGTTTTCGACGCGTCCAGGTCCGATCGTGACCAACGTCGTGCTGGCCGACGAGATCAATCGCACGCCGCCGAAGACGCAAGCCGCGCTGCTCGAGGCGATGGAAGAAGGCCGCGTCACCATCGACGGCGCGCCGCTGCCGTTGCCGCAGCCGTTTCTGCTGTGCGCGACGCAGAATCCGATCGAGTACGAAGGCACGTATCCGCTGCCCGAAGCGCAGCTCGACCGCTTCATGGTCAAAATCGAGTCGACGTATCCCAGCGAGCAGCTCGAGCTGCAGCTGCTCGAACGCGTCGCCGGCGGTTTCGACGCGCGCGACCTCGAGTCGTCCGGCGTCGCAGCGGTGACGACGGCGCAAGAGATCCTCGACGCCCAGCACGCGATTCGCGAAGTGCATCTGGCCGCCGGCGTGCGCGAATATGCCTATCGCATCGTCGCCGCGACGCGCGCCAACCCGCGGCTATCGCTCGGTGCGTCGCCGCGCGCCGGCGTCGCACTGCTCGTTGCATCGCAAGCTGCGGCGGCGATCGGCGGCCGCGATTTTGCCGCGCCAGACGACGTGAAGGACGTAGCGCCGTTCGCGCTGCCGCATCGCCTCATCGTCGCGCCCGACGCCGAAATCGAAGGCATTACCGCGCAAGACGTCCTGCGCGACATTCTTGCGAGCGTACCGGTACCACGGGACTAA